The Methylomagnum ishizawai genome has a window encoding:
- a CDS encoding roadblock/LC7 domain-containing protein, translating into MLATILSELNHRSEAILVSSVLSNDGLALASVASGASSPAIDEDNLGAMSSALMALGHKTAVELVGDRLGQVLVAGKAGSVLMTQAGPEAILTVVCKPEAESGTILGHMQRAANDIEALVSAGGT; encoded by the coding sequence ATGCTCGCCACGATTCTTAGCGAACTGAACCATCGCTCGGAAGCCATCCTGGTTTCCAGCGTACTGTCGAACGACGGACTGGCGCTGGCCAGCGTCGCCTCGGGCGCGTCTTCCCCCGCCATCGACGAGGACAACCTGGGCGCGATGAGTTCGGCCCTCATGGCCCTGGGCCACAAAACCGCGGTGGAACTGGTGGGCGACCGGCTCGGCCAAGTCCTGGTCGCGGGCAAGGCCGGTTCCGTGCTGATGACCCAGGCCGGTCCCGAAGCCATCCTGACCGTGGTCTGCAAGCCGGAAGCCGAGTCGGGCACCATCCTCGGCCATATGCAGCGGGCGGCCAACGATATCGAAGCCCTGGTCTCGGCCGGCGGCACCTGA
- the cysT gene encoding sulfate ABC transporter permease subunit CysT — protein MKQRGVLPGFSITLGFTVLYLSLIVLIPLSATFLKAGTLGWSGFWSVITEPRVLASYKLTFGASLAGALINAVFGLLVAWVLVRYDFYGKKLIDALVDLPFALPTAVAGISLATLYSNKGWIGSLTQPLGLKIAYTPLGVVLALTFIGLPFVVRTVQPILEDFEAELEEAAASLGASRWQTFRLVIFPALLPALLTGFALAFARAVGEYGSVIFIAGNIPMVSEITPLLIITKLEQYDYAGATALAVSMLVVSFTLLLGINALQRWSQLRRT, from the coding sequence CTGAAGCAACGCGGCGTCCTGCCCGGTTTTTCCATCACCCTGGGATTCACGGTGCTATACCTGAGCCTCATCGTGCTGATCCCCCTGTCCGCCACCTTCCTCAAGGCCGGAACGCTGGGCTGGTCCGGCTTCTGGTCGGTCATCACCGAACCCAGGGTCTTGGCTTCCTATAAGCTGACCTTCGGCGCTTCCCTGGCCGGGGCGCTCATCAACGCCGTGTTCGGGCTGTTGGTGGCCTGGGTGCTGGTGCGCTACGACTTCTACGGCAAGAAGCTCATCGACGCCCTGGTGGACCTGCCCTTCGCCCTGCCCACCGCCGTGGCCGGTATTTCGCTGGCGACGCTGTATTCCAACAAGGGCTGGATCGGGAGCCTGACCCAACCCCTGGGCCTCAAGATCGCCTACACCCCGCTGGGCGTGGTCCTCGCCCTGACCTTCATCGGCCTGCCCTTCGTGGTGCGCACGGTGCAGCCGATCCTGGAGGATTTCGAGGCCGAACTGGAAGAAGCCGCCGCCAGCCTGGGCGCGAGCCGCTGGCAGACCTTCCGGCTGGTGATCTTCCCGGCCCTGCTGCCGGCCCTGCTGACCGGCTTCGCCCTGGCCTTCGCCCGGGCGGTGGGCGAATACGGCTCGGTCATCTTCATCGCGGGCAATATCCCCATGGTGTCGGAAATCACCCCCCTGCTCATCATCACCAAGCTGGAGCAATACGACTACGCCGGGGCCACCGCGCTGGCCGTGTCCATGCTGGTGGTTTCCTTCACGCTGCTGCTCGGCATCAACGCCTTGCAGCGCTGGAGCCAACTGCGCCGCACCTGA
- the cysW gene encoding sulfate ABC transporter permease subunit CysW has translation MSALALPASANPAAHRTRGEPAWVRWLLTATALLFLVGFLFMPLAVVFSQALAKGWSTYWHALGDRNALAAVRLTLIAAFISVPLNLVFGIAAAWCVAKFEFTGKSLLITLIDLPFSVSPVVSGLIYVLLFGLQGWMGPWLQDHDIKLIFAVPGIVLATIFVTFPFVARELIPLMQSQGSEEEEAAIVLGASGWQTFWHVTLPNIKWGLLYGVILCNARAMGEFGAVSVVSGHIRGLTNTIPLHVEILYNEYNTAAAFAVASLLALLALVTLAAKTFLEWHLRHEIHRT, from the coding sequence ATGTCCGCGCTCGCCCTGCCCGCTTCCGCCAACCCCGCCGCCCACCGCACCCGGGGCGAACCCGCCTGGGTCCGCTGGCTCCTGACCGCGACCGCCTTGCTGTTCCTGGTCGGCTTTTTGTTCATGCCGCTGGCCGTGGTGTTCAGCCAAGCCCTGGCCAAGGGTTGGTCCACCTATTGGCACGCGCTCGGCGACCGCAACGCCCTCGCCGCCGTCCGCCTGACCCTGATCGCCGCCTTCATCTCCGTGCCCTTGAACCTGGTGTTCGGCATCGCCGCCGCCTGGTGCGTCGCCAAATTCGAGTTCACCGGCAAAAGCCTCCTCATCACCCTGATCGACCTGCCGTTCTCGGTGTCGCCGGTGGTGTCGGGTTTGATCTATGTGCTGTTGTTCGGCTTGCAGGGTTGGATGGGGCCGTGGTTGCAGGACCACGATATCAAGCTGATCTTCGCCGTGCCCGGCATCGTGTTGGCGACGATCTTCGTGACCTTCCCCTTCGTGGCCCGCGAGTTGATCCCCTTGATGCAATCCCAGGGCAGCGAGGAGGAGGAAGCCGCCATCGTGCTGGGCGCTTCCGGCTGGCAGACCTTCTGGCATGTCACCCTGCCCAATATCAAATGGGGCTTGCTGTATGGCGTGATCCTCTGCAACGCCCGCGCGATGGGCGAATTCGGCGCGGTGTCGGTGGTGTCGGGCCATATCCGCGGCTTGACCAACACCATCCCGCTGCACGTCGAAATCCTCTACAACGAATACAACACCGCCGCCGCCTTCGCCGTGGCCTCGCTGCTGGCGCTGCTGGCCTTGGTGACGCTGGCCGCGAAGACCTTCCTGGAATGGCATCTGCGCCACGAAATCCACCGCACCTGA
- a CDS encoding sulfate/molybdate ABC transporter ATP-binding protein: protein MSIEIRDIQKAFGRFKALKNVNLHIEGGELVALLGPSGCGKTTLLRIIAGLETPDAGAILFHGEDATDRHVRDREVGFVFQHYALFRHMTVFENIAFGLRVRPKETRPSEEEIRAKVHRLLELVQLDWLAGRYPAQLSGGQRQRIALARALAVEPKVLLLDEPFGALDAKVRKELRRWLRRLHDELHVTSVFVTHDQEEALEVADRVVVLNEGRIEQIGTPEEVYDHPATPFVYQFLGDVNLFHGRVHDGHAKIGEAQLALPGDPEHRDSAVFYARPHEIDILRDNPGQSAIPATVLDIRPLGATVRVELERDDGHGIVEVELARDRYNREELGRGSRVYLQPRRLRLFADRDGTVPTDKAA, encoded by the coding sequence ATGAGCATCGAAATCCGCGACATCCAAAAAGCCTTTGGCCGGTTCAAGGCGCTGAAGAACGTCAACCTGCACATCGAGGGCGGCGAACTGGTCGCCCTGCTCGGTCCCTCCGGTTGCGGCAAGACCACCTTGCTGCGCATCATCGCCGGGCTGGAAACCCCGGATGCCGGCGCCATCCTGTTCCACGGCGAGGATGCCACCGACCGCCATGTGCGGGACCGGGAAGTCGGCTTCGTGTTCCAGCACTACGCGCTGTTCCGGCACATGACCGTGTTCGAGAACATCGCCTTCGGCCTTAGGGTGCGGCCCAAGGAGACGCGGCCTTCCGAAGAAGAAATCCGCGCCAAGGTACATCGCTTGCTGGAACTGGTGCAACTCGATTGGCTGGCCGGACGCTATCCGGCCCAGTTGTCGGGCGGCCAGCGCCAACGCATCGCCCTGGCCCGCGCCCTGGCGGTGGAACCCAAGGTGCTGCTGCTGGACGAACCCTTCGGCGCCCTGGACGCCAAGGTCCGCAAGGAACTCCGGCGCTGGCTGCGCCGCCTGCACGACGAATTGCACGTCACCAGCGTGTTCGTGACCCACGACCAGGAGGAGGCGCTGGAAGTGGCCGACCGGGTGGTGGTGCTGAACGAGGGCCGGATCGAACAGATCGGCACGCCCGAGGAGGTCTACGACCATCCCGCCACGCCCTTCGTCTACCAATTCCTGGGCGATGTGAACCTGTTCCATGGCCGGGTCCACGACGGCCACGCCAAGATCGGCGAGGCCCAGCTCGCCTTGCCGGGCGACCCGGAACACCGGGATTCGGCGGTGTTCTACGCCCGCCCGCACGAAATCGACATCCTCCGGGACAACCCCGGCCAGAGCGCCATCCCCGCCACCGTGCTGGATATCCGGCCCCTGGGCGCGACCGTCCGCGTCGAACTGGAACGCGACGACGGCCACGGCATCGTGGAGGTGGAGCTCGCCAGGGACCGCTACAACCGCGAGGAATTGGGCCGGGGCAGCCGGGTTTATCTACAACCCCGCCGCCTGCGGCTGTTCGCCGACCGGGACGGGACCGTCCCCACCGACAAGGCGGCGTAA
- a CDS encoding cupin domain-containing protein has product MSAISIEQNLSEARLKELGVSHWPIWEKEVSEFPLDFDETETAYVLEGEIIVTPVGGEPVRIVPGDLVVFPEGLETDWQVVKPLRKHYRHG; this is encoded by the coding sequence ATGAGCGCAATCAGCATCGAACAAAATCTCAGCGAAGCCCGTTTGAAGGAACTGGGCGTTTCCCACTGGCCGATCTGGGAAAAGGAAGTCTCGGAATTCCCGCTGGATTTCGACGAAACCGAAACCGCCTATGTGCTGGAAGGCGAGATCATCGTGACGCCGGTGGGCGGCGAGCCGGTACGGATCGTGCCGGGCGACTTGGTGGTGTTCCCGGAAGGGCTGGAAACCGATTGGCAGGTGGTCAAGCCCTTGCGCAAGCACTACCGCCACGGCTGA